One window from the genome of Cervus elaphus chromosome 8, mCerEla1.1, whole genome shotgun sequence encodes:
- the LOC122698855 gene encoding cofilin-1-like, producing the protein MASGVAVSDGVIKVFNDMKVRKSSTPEEVKKRKKAVLFCLSEDKKNIILEEGKEILVGDVGQTVDDPYATFVKMLPDKDCCYALYDATYETKESKKEDLVFIFWAPECAPLKSKMIYASSKDAIKKKLTGIKHELQANCYEEVKDRCTLAEKLGGSAIISLEGKPL; encoded by the coding sequence ATGGCCTCCGGTGTGGCTGTGTCTGATGGGGTCATCAAAGTGTTCAACGACATGAAAGTGCGTAAGTCGTCGACACCAGAGGAAGTGAAGAAGCGCAAGAAGGCGGTGCTCTTCTGCCTGAGTGAGGACAAGAAGAACatcatcctggaggagggcaaggagaTCCTGGTGGGTGACGTGGGCCAGACGGTAGACGACCCTTATGCCACCTTTGTCAAGATGCTGCCAGACAAGGACTGCTGCTACGCCCTCTATGACGCAACCTACGAGACCAAGGAGAGCAAGAAGGAGGACCTGGTGTTCATCTTCTGGGCCCCTGAGTGTGCACCCCTTAAGAGCAAAATGATCTATGCCAGCTCCAAGGATGCCATCAAGAAGAAGCTGACGGGGATCAAGCATGAATTACAAGCAAACTGCTACGAAGAGGTCAAGGACCGCTGCACCCTTGCAGAGAAGCTGGGGGGCAGCGCCATCATCTCCCTGGAGGGCAAGCCTTTGTga